Proteins co-encoded in one Brassica rapa cultivar Chiifu-401-42 chromosome A02, CAAS_Brap_v3.01, whole genome shotgun sequence genomic window:
- the LOC103850452 gene encoding probable histone H2A.4: protein MDSGTKVKKGAGGRRGGGPKKKPVSRSVKAGLQFPVGRIGRYLKKGRYSKRVGTGAPVYLAAVLEYLAAEVLELAGNAARDNKKNRIIPRHVLLAVRNDDELGKLLKGVTIAHGGVLPNINPVLLPKKSEKAASTTKVTKSPSKATKSPKKA, encoded by the exons ATGGATTCAGGAACCAAAGTAAAGAAAGGAGCGGGTGGAAGAAGAGGTGGTGGTCCGAAGAAGAAACCTGTTTCCCGGTCTGTTAAAGCCGGTTTACAGTTCCCCGTCGGTAGGATCGGTCGGTATCTAAAGAAAGGTCGCTACTCGAAGCGTGTTGGAACCGGAGCTCCGGTGTATCTCGCCGCCGTTCTAGAGTACCTTGCTGCTGAG GTTCTTGAGCTTGCTGGTAACGCTGCCAGAGATAACAAGAAGAATCGTATCATACCACGCCATGTTCTGTTAGCTGTGAGGAACGACGACGAGCTAGGAAAGCTACTCAAAGGCGTAACAATCGCTCACGGTGGAGTTTTACCTAACATAAACCCAGTTCTCCTCCCAAAAAAGTCTGAGAAAGCAGCTTCAACTACAAAAGTGACCAAGTCACCATCAAAGGCTACCAAATCCCCTAAGAAGGCATAG